One part of the Alistipes onderdonkii genome encodes these proteins:
- a CDS encoding class I SAM-dependent rRNA methyltransferase: MTPQVYLRKGKEESLMRRHPWIFSGAIDHIKAEDESEITEGALVEIYTRTGDFIALGHYQIGSIAVRVLTFDKEPINQDWWNRRIAVAYDVRRTLGLTDNPDTDCYRLVHGEGDGLPGLVVDIYGTVAVIQCHSVGMYLARQDIARAILAAYGDRITAIYDKSSQTVPFNAKLGAVDGYLWGSSDHSAHVVTENGEKFLVNWEQGQKTGFFLDQRENRELVKRYSKGRTVLNTFCYTGGFSVYAMAGGAEKVCSVDSSERAVVLATENMKLNFGPQANFTETAADAVEYLKDIEDKYDLIILDPPAFAKHHKVLGNAMQGYKRLNARAISQIRPGGILFTFSCSQAVSKELFRTMIFSAAAIAGRNVRILHQLTQPADHPVSIYHPEGEYLKGLVLYVE; the protein is encoded by the coding sequence ATGACACCTCAAGTATACCTGCGCAAAGGCAAGGAAGAATCGCTCATGCGCCGCCACCCGTGGATTTTCTCGGGCGCCATCGACCACATCAAGGCCGAAGACGAATCGGAAATCACGGAAGGCGCCCTGGTCGAAATATACACCCGCACGGGCGATTTCATCGCCCTGGGACACTACCAGATCGGCTCGATCGCCGTGCGTGTGCTTACATTCGACAAGGAACCGATCAACCAGGACTGGTGGAACCGGCGCATCGCCGTGGCCTACGACGTGCGGCGCACGCTCGGGCTCACGGACAACCCCGACACGGACTGTTACCGCCTCGTCCACGGCGAAGGCGACGGGCTCCCGGGGCTGGTCGTGGATATCTACGGCACGGTGGCCGTCATCCAGTGCCACTCCGTCGGCATGTACCTCGCCCGCCAGGACATCGCGCGGGCGATCCTGGCTGCCTACGGCGACCGCATCACGGCCATCTACGACAAGAGTTCGCAAACCGTGCCCTTCAACGCCAAGCTGGGTGCTGTGGACGGCTACCTGTGGGGAAGTTCCGACCATTCGGCGCACGTGGTGACGGAGAACGGCGAGAAATTCCTCGTCAACTGGGAGCAGGGGCAGAAAACCGGGTTCTTCCTCGACCAGCGCGAAAACCGGGAGCTGGTCAAACGCTACTCGAAGGGGCGCACGGTGCTCAACACCTTCTGCTACACGGGGGGCTTCTCGGTCTATGCCATGGCCGGTGGCGCCGAGAAGGTCTGCTCGGTGGACTCTTCGGAACGCGCCGTCGTGCTGGCCACGGAAAACATGAAACTCAACTTCGGCCCGCAGGCCAACTTTACGGAAACGGCCGCCGATGCCGTGGAGTACCTCAAGGACATCGAAGACAAATACGACCTGATCATCCTCGACCCGCCGGCCTTCGCCAAGCACCACAAGGTGCTGGGTAATGCCATGCAGGGCTACAAGCGCCTCAACGCCCGCGCCATATCGCAGATACGCCCCGGCGGCATCCTCTTCACGTTCTCCTGCTCGCAGGCGGTGTCGAAGGAGCTGTTCCGCACGATGATTTTCTCGGCCGCGGCCATCGCGGGCCGCAACGTGCGCATCCTGCACCAGCTGACGCAGCCCGCCGACCACCCGGTGAGCATCTACCACCCCGAAGGCGAGTACCTCAAGGGACTGGTGTTGTATGTAGAATAA
- a CDS encoding PqqD family protein yields MKISENFKVREMAGEHVIIMPGRCGADMTRILALNDSSLYLWEALGGKDFTTGDAAALLLERYDVDEATAQRDAEAWAAKLAECGVLE; encoded by the coding sequence ATGAAGATAAGCGAAAATTTCAAAGTGCGCGAGATGGCGGGGGAGCATGTGATCATCATGCCGGGCCGCTGCGGTGCCGACATGACCCGTATTCTGGCGCTCAACGATTCGTCGCTCTATCTTTGGGAGGCGCTCGGCGGCAAGGACTTTACCACCGGGGATGCAGCCGCCCTGTTGTTGGAGCGTTACGACGTGGACGAAGCCACCGCACAGCGCGATGCCGAGGCCTGGGCTGCGAAGCTCGCCGAATGCGGCGTGCTGGAGTAA
- a CDS encoding 3'-5' exonuclease has protein sequence MTTTNNFTDKISNEEAAALPAIEFRGEIRIVDNERDIVPACKFLMKQRVIGFDTETRPSFRPGVTFRVSLLQLSTPQLCFLFRLNKIPLAKPILQVLESQDILKIGADVAGDLRSLRQIRHFRDAGFVDLQTIAPQWGIGEKSLRKLSAIVLGQRVSKAQRLSNWEAATFTDKQKLYAATDAWVCTAIYDRLLHTPKIKHPEL, from the coding sequence ATGACTACGACAAACAACTTTACGGATAAGATCAGCAACGAGGAGGCCGCAGCGCTTCCGGCCATCGAATTCAGGGGCGAAATACGCATCGTCGACAACGAGCGCGACATCGTCCCCGCCTGCAAATTCCTGATGAAACAACGCGTCATCGGTTTCGACACCGAGACCCGCCCGTCGTTCCGGCCGGGGGTGACGTTCCGCGTGTCGCTGCTGCAACTCTCCACGCCGCAGCTATGCTTCCTCTTCCGGCTGAACAAGATCCCGCTCGCCAAGCCGATCCTGCAGGTGCTCGAAAGTCAGGATATCCTGAAAATCGGCGCCGACGTCGCGGGCGACCTGCGCTCGCTGCGCCAGATACGCCATTTCCGCGACGCAGGGTTCGTCGACCTGCAAACGATAGCCCCCCAATGGGGCATCGGGGAGAAGAGCCTGCGCAAACTCTCGGCCATCGTGCTGGGGCAGCGCGTATCGAAGGCCCAGCGGCTGAGTAACTGGGAGGCCGCGACATTCACCGACAAACAAAAACTCTACGCCGCGACCGATGCGTGGGTCTGCACGGCGATCTACGACCGACTGCTTCACACACCCAAAATCAAACATCCCGAATTATGA
- a CDS encoding winged helix-turn-helix transcriptional regulator — protein MEKTAHPTYAHCPIRHIVDRFGDKWSLLVLYNLHTSGCLRFSEIHRRTADISQKMLTSTLRKLEQDGLLSRKVYPEVPPRVEYALTPRGESLMPHLTALIGWAEENFDAILEEREREKI, from the coding sequence ATGGAAAAAACCGCACACCCGACCTACGCCCACTGCCCGATCCGCCATATCGTCGACCGCTTCGGGGACAAGTGGTCGCTGCTGGTACTCTACAACCTCCATACGAGCGGGTGCCTGCGTTTTTCGGAAATCCACCGCCGGACGGCCGACATCTCGCAGAAGATGCTCACATCGACACTCCGCAAGCTGGAACAGGACGGGCTGCTGTCGCGCAAGGTCTACCCCGAGGTGCCGCCCCGCGTGGAATATGCGCTCACGCCCCGCGGCGAGTCGCTCATGCCCCACCTCACAGCGCTTATCGGGTGGGCAGAGGAAAATTTCGACGCCATCCTCGAAGAGCGGGAACGGGAAAAGATATAG
- the yidC gene encoding membrane protein insertase YidC: MDKKTILGIVVVAALFLGFAYFNTKQQEKYQQEMAAYQAYQDSVAAATRPVVPVADSTAVAASDTAAPEAAANAADAVRRQQVAALGEYLAGARDAEAEEFTVENDVMIVTFSTRGGRITGVTLKDYTKYAPRGKRDQLIELMDPASARFDLSFYVKNGLNNVKVNTMDYVFRAQPEQVEGDARRVVMRLPVAADAWLEYEYLIYNKQVPERDYLVDFNVRLVNMAPQMANQASIGIDWSNNSYQNEKGFQNENMYTTISYRFPGESSIEDLGMSEKSKSKSISTSVNWVAFKQQFFSSAFIAPQNVTNANLAFDTAAPGSELLKSFSAQMTVPYTVQTEGYDFAFYFGPNKYAILKKVVAADGEELHMERLIPLGWGIFGWVNRWCVIPVFDFLRNYIASFGIIILILVILVKLVISPLTYKSYVSMAKMRLIKPQVDELNKKYPKKEDAMKKQQATMELYKKAGINPMGGCIPMLIQMPILIAMFRFFPASIELREQPFLWADDLSSYDSIVNLPFSIPFYGDHVSLFALLMAVSLFGYSYFNYQQTASSQPQMAGMKFMMVYMMPIMMLLWFNSYSSGLCYYYLLSNLFTIGQTLLIRRMVDDDKIHAVMQANAAKRSKGKKSKFQQRYEELLRQQEAQQRTKRK, encoded by the coding sequence ATGGATAAAAAAACAATTTTAGGTATTGTCGTCGTGGCGGCGCTTTTCCTGGGGTTCGCCTATTTCAATACCAAACAGCAAGAGAAATATCAGCAGGAAATGGCCGCGTATCAGGCCTATCAGGATTCTGTGGCCGCTGCGACGCGCCCCGTAGTCCCCGTAGCCGACAGTACGGCCGTGGCGGCTTCGGATACGGCTGCGCCCGAGGCTGCGGCAAATGCCGCCGATGCCGTACGCCGGCAGCAGGTCGCTGCGCTGGGCGAATACCTCGCCGGTGCGCGTGACGCGGAGGCGGAGGAGTTTACCGTCGAGAACGATGTGATGATCGTGACCTTTTCGACCCGCGGCGGCCGGATCACGGGCGTGACGCTCAAGGATTATACCAAGTATGCACCCCGCGGCAAGCGTGACCAGCTGATCGAGCTGATGGATCCCGCGAGTGCCAGGTTCGACCTTTCGTTCTACGTGAAGAACGGGTTGAACAACGTCAAGGTCAACACGATGGACTATGTCTTCCGGGCGCAGCCCGAGCAGGTCGAAGGCGATGCCCGGAGGGTGGTGATGCGCCTGCCCGTGGCAGCGGATGCCTGGCTCGAATATGAGTACCTTATATATAATAAGCAGGTGCCCGAGCGCGACTACCTCGTGGACTTCAACGTGCGGCTGGTGAATATGGCGCCGCAGATGGCCAACCAGGCGTCGATCGGTATCGACTGGTCGAACAATTCCTACCAGAACGAAAAGGGATTCCAGAACGAGAACATGTACACGACGATTTCGTACCGGTTCCCGGGCGAGAGCTCGATCGAGGATCTGGGGATGAGCGAAAAATCCAAGTCGAAGAGCATCTCCACATCGGTCAACTGGGTGGCTTTCAAGCAGCAGTTCTTTTCGTCGGCGTTCATCGCCCCGCAAAATGTCACCAACGCCAATCTGGCGTTCGATACGGCGGCTCCCGGTTCGGAATTGCTGAAGAGTTTTTCGGCGCAGATGACCGTGCCCTATACGGTGCAGACCGAAGGGTATGATTTCGCATTCTATTTCGGCCCGAACAAATACGCCATCCTCAAGAAGGTCGTCGCTGCGGACGGCGAGGAACTGCACATGGAGCGCCTGATCCCGCTGGGATGGGGTATCTTCGGCTGGGTGAACCGCTGGTGCGTGATCCCGGTCTTCGACTTCCTGCGCAACTATATCGCCAGCTTCGGCATCATCATCCTGATCCTGGTGATCCTGGTGAAACTCGTCATCTCGCCCCTCACGTACAAGAGTTACGTTTCGATGGCAAAGATGCGCCTGATAAAACCGCAGGTGGACGAGCTCAACAAGAAATACCCCAAGAAGGAGGACGCCATGAAAAAACAGCAGGCGACGATGGAGCTCTACAAGAAAGCGGGCATCAATCCCATGGGCGGATGTATCCCCATGCTGATCCAGATGCCGATCCTGATCGCCATGTTCCGTTTCTTCCCGGCTTCGATCGAGCTGCGCGAACAACCGTTCCTCTGGGCCGACGACCTTTCGTCGTACGACAGTATCGTGAACCTGCCGTTCTCGATCCCGTTCTACGGCGACCATGTGAGCCTTTTCGCCTTGCTGATGGCCGTGTCGCTGTTCGGGTATTCGTATTTCAACTACCAGCAGACGGCTTCGTCCCAGCCCCAGATGGCCGGTATGAAGTTCATGATGGTCTACATGATGCCGATCATGATGCTGTTGTGGTTCAACAGCTATTCGAGCGGCCTTTGCTACTACTACCTGCTGTCGAACCTCTTTACCATCGGCCAGACGTTGCTGATCCGCCGCATGGTCGACGACGATAAGATCCATGCCGTCATGCAGGCCAATGCCGCCAAACGGAGCAAGGGCAAGAAGTCGAAGTTCCAGCAGCGCTACGAGGAGCTCCTCCGCCAGCAGGAGGCGCAGCAGCGTACCAAACGCAAGTAA
- a CDS encoding ATP-dependent DNA helicase RecQ produces MERAADKIYDVLKRYWGFTEFRPVQERIIRSVMDGRDTLALMPTGGGKSLTYQIPGLAQEGLCIVVTPLIALMKDQVDRLRARHIPAVAIHSGLSPRAIDIALDNCVYGDVKFLYVAPERLATEAFRLRVVRMNVSLVAVDEAHCISQWGYDFRPSYLRIAELREKLPGVPVLALTASATKLVAEDIMRHLRFAEPHILRSSFARPNLSYSVRHTDDKNGQLLRLVRNVPGSGIVYVRTREGTEQVADMLRREGITAAAYHGGMGHAERSLRQEEWVSGRTRVMVATNAFGMGIDKPDVRFVAHYSMCDSLESYYQEAGRAGRDGMRSYALLLVSSDDGERIVRRFEQEFPPLEKIKDIYERVCSYLQVGIGDGAQASFLFNIHDFCAREHLYSGTVVSALKLLQQNGYMTLTDAQENPARIMFCVSRDDLYKLRVQRDELDHFIRTLLRLYNGVFTEFRQIDEGEIATWSGYTVQRVKELLKRLWQLRVIRYVPSNRSPILFMDEERLPRADLYIAPETYKRRQELMRERFEHMLAYAANETRCRSAVLEGYFGEGAPAACGVCDICLAHKRAGKQQAQGCATPSADGGLREKLRQRLSRGAADPHELAAEFPGEAQQIGRALRELLDEGIAGTGRDGKIGLK; encoded by the coding sequence ATGGAAAGGGCAGCGGACAAGATATACGACGTGCTGAAACGCTACTGGGGCTTCACCGAATTCCGCCCCGTACAGGAGCGTATCATCCGTTCGGTGATGGACGGGCGCGACACCCTGGCCCTGATGCCCACGGGCGGCGGAAAGTCGCTTACCTACCAGATCCCCGGACTTGCGCAGGAGGGGCTGTGCATCGTCGTGACGCCCCTGATCGCCCTGATGAAAGACCAGGTCGACCGCCTGCGGGCACGGCACATCCCGGCCGTGGCGATCCATTCGGGGCTCTCGCCGCGTGCAATCGACATCGCGCTGGACAACTGTGTCTACGGCGACGTCAAGTTCCTTTACGTCGCCCCCGAGCGGCTCGCGACGGAAGCCTTCCGCCTGCGCGTCGTGCGCATGAACGTATCACTCGTGGCCGTCGACGAAGCCCACTGCATCTCGCAGTGGGGCTACGACTTCCGCCCTTCGTACCTGCGTATCGCCGAGCTGCGCGAGAAGTTGCCCGGTGTCCCGGTGCTGGCGCTCACGGCCTCGGCCACGAAACTCGTGGCCGAAGACATCATGCGCCACCTGCGGTTCGCCGAACCGCATATCCTGCGGAGCAGCTTCGCACGTCCCAACCTTTCGTACAGCGTCCGCCACACCGACGACAAGAACGGGCAGCTGCTGCGCCTGGTACGTAACGTCCCCGGCTCGGGCATCGTCTACGTCCGTACGCGCGAAGGCACCGAGCAGGTCGCCGACATGCTGCGCAGGGAGGGTATAACGGCCGCGGCCTACCATGGGGGCATGGGGCATGCCGAACGCTCGCTGCGGCAGGAGGAGTGGGTCTCGGGCAGGACGCGCGTGATGGTCGCCACCAACGCCTTCGGCATGGGCATCGACAAACCCGACGTGCGCTTCGTCGCCCATTACAGCATGTGCGACTCGCTCGAGAGCTACTACCAGGAGGCCGGCCGAGCGGGCCGCGACGGCATGCGGAGCTACGCCCTGCTGCTGGTCTCGTCGGACGACGGCGAACGCATCGTGCGGCGTTTCGAGCAGGAATTCCCGCCGCTCGAAAAGATCAAGGACATCTACGAACGGGTCTGCTCCTACCTGCAGGTCGGCATCGGCGACGGTGCCCAGGCGTCGTTCCTGTTCAACATCCACGACTTCTGCGCCCGCGAGCACCTCTACTCCGGCACGGTCGTAAGCGCCCTGAAGCTCCTGCAGCAAAACGGGTACATGACGCTGACCGACGCACAGGAGAACCCGGCGCGGATCATGTTCTGCGTGAGCCGCGACGACCTCTACAAACTCCGCGTGCAGCGCGACGAGCTGGATCACTTCATCCGCACGCTGCTGCGCCTCTACAACGGGGTCTTCACCGAATTCCGGCAGATCGACGAGGGCGAGATCGCCACCTGGAGCGGCTATACCGTACAGCGGGTCAAGGAGCTGCTCAAACGCCTCTGGCAGTTGCGCGTGATCCGCTACGTCCCCTCCAACCGCTCGCCGATCCTCTTCATGGACGAGGAGCGGCTGCCCCGCGCCGACCTCTACATCGCCCCCGAGACCTACAAACGGCGGCAGGAGCTGATGCGCGAACGCTTCGAACACATGCTCGCCTACGCCGCGAACGAGACCCGTTGCCGCAGCGCCGTTCTGGAAGGGTATTTCGGTGAAGGCGCCCCTGCGGCATGCGGCGTATGCGACATCTGCCTCGCACACAAACGTGCCGGGAAGCAGCAGGCACAGGGCTGCGCCACGCCGTCGGCCGACGGCGGGCTGCGCGAAAAACTGCGGCAAAGGCTATCCCGCGGGGCAGCCGACCCGCACGAACTGGCCGCGGAATTCCCCGGGGAGGCACAGCAGATAGGCCGGGCGCTGCGCGAATTGCTCGACGAAGGCATCGCCGGCACGGGCAGGGATGGAAAAATCGGGTTAAAATAG
- a CDS encoding heavy-metal-associated domain-containing protein, with translation MKKILMLCLALVMGVGMCAAQKAADKKTVTTVFTTDIDCEHCVKKIMNNVPSLGKGVKDVKVDLPKKEVTVVYDSTKNSDDNIVKGFASIKVKAEPKKADTKK, from the coding sequence ATGAAGAAAATTTTAATGCTGTGCCTTGCACTCGTGATGGGTGTGGGCATGTGTGCAGCGCAGAAGGCTGCCGACAAAAAGACGGTGACGACGGTTTTCACGACCGACATCGACTGTGAACACTGTGTCAAGAAGATCATGAACAATGTCCCCTCGCTCGGCAAGGGCGTCAAGGACGTGAAGGTCGACCTGCCCAAGAAGGAGGTGACCGTGGTCTACGATTCCACGAAAAACAGCGACGATAATATCGTCAAGGGTTTTGCTTCGATCAAAGTCAAGGCCGAACCGAAAAAAGCCGACACGAAGAAATAA
- a CDS encoding TonB-dependent receptor, whose translation MKINKIILSVSSLAVCGTLCAQDLRGVVRDADNQPLVGASVYWEGTTIGASTDAQGAFLLHRVKGYDNLVASYLGYVNDTLRVAGGAERIEFTLASEGVALEDVVVEGNLSGNFVKRDGIVKGEMISFAGLCKMACCNLAESFENSASVTVGYSDAISGARQIKMLGLAGTYTQILDENRPIMRGLSAPYGLSYTPGMWLNSIQVSKGVASVTAGHEAITGQINLEHRKPTDDERLFVNLYLDDELRPEANISTAFPVTKDKKLSSVILLHGSMDTDVRKMDHNDDGFRDLPISDQINVANKWLYAADNGTQIRWGWKFVQENRLGGMLDYKNSMRDEMEKNWDWKETGADMPLYGSKIRNRGANGYFKIGMPVGPSVYDADEQDEMRSNLAFVADFDHFNENAYFGLNDYRGNENTLSLNLMYNHYFTYRSSLIVGAQGHLQYYRESFANNTPWIAAAPATLYDFDRNEQEVGAYAEYTYSIKDKFSVVAGIRGDYNAFYDKFFVTPRGHIRWNITPSTTLRGSAGLGYRSTNVITDNIGMLATGRQIVIPDFDGFNRLEKALTVGGSLTQTFGLVSPGDATLSFDYFRTQFYNSVIADQEYSADQIVLYNSDKRSYTDTYQIDFSWTPVERLDIFATFRYTDSEMTIDRPDGKTARVERPLVSQYKTLLNIQYATKFRRWVFDATAQLNGPARIPTQTGDLADDKYSPRYPMFFAQISRKVGKFDIYAGCENIADYRQHDPILNADNPYSTGFNSMNVWGPLMGRKFYIGLRFNLY comes from the coding sequence ATGAAAATCAACAAAATCATTTTATCTGTTTCTTCCCTTGCCGTGTGCGGTACCCTCTGCGCACAGGATTTGCGGGGTGTAGTCCGCGACGCCGACAACCAGCCGCTGGTGGGCGCTTCGGTTTACTGGGAGGGTACTACGATCGGTGCCAGCACCGATGCCCAGGGGGCGTTCCTGCTCCACCGGGTAAAAGGTTACGACAATCTGGTCGCCTCGTATCTGGGATATGTGAACGACACGCTGCGTGTGGCAGGCGGTGCGGAGCGTATCGAATTCACACTCGCTTCCGAAGGCGTAGCGTTGGAGGACGTGGTGGTCGAGGGTAACCTGAGCGGCAACTTCGTCAAGCGTGACGGCATCGTCAAGGGCGAGATGATCTCGTTCGCGGGCCTCTGCAAGATGGCCTGCTGCAACCTGGCCGAGAGCTTCGAGAACTCGGCGTCGGTGACCGTCGGGTACAGCGATGCCATTTCGGGCGCACGGCAGATCAAGATGCTCGGCCTGGCAGGTACCTACACTCAGATACTCGACGAAAACCGCCCGATCATGCGCGGGCTGAGCGCCCCCTACGGACTGAGCTACACGCCCGGCATGTGGCTCAATTCGATTCAGGTATCGAAAGGCGTGGCGTCGGTGACTGCCGGGCATGAGGCCATCACGGGGCAGATCAACCTCGAGCACCGCAAGCCGACGGACGACGAGAGGCTGTTCGTGAACCTCTATCTGGACGACGAACTGCGCCCCGAGGCCAACATCTCGACGGCGTTCCCCGTCACGAAGGACAAGAAACTGTCGAGCGTCATCCTGCTCCACGGTTCGATGGATACCGACGTCCGCAAGATGGATCACAACGACGACGGATTCCGCGACCTGCCGATTTCCGACCAGATCAACGTGGCCAACAAGTGGCTTTATGCGGCCGATAACGGTACGCAGATCCGCTGGGGATGGAAATTCGTACAGGAGAACCGCCTGGGCGGTATGCTCGACTACAAGAATTCGATGCGCGACGAGATGGAGAAGAACTGGGACTGGAAGGAGACGGGCGCCGATATGCCCCTCTACGGTTCGAAGATCCGCAACCGCGGCGCGAACGGTTATTTTAAAATAGGTATGCCCGTCGGCCCGTCGGTCTACGATGCCGACGAGCAGGATGAGATGCGTTCGAACCTGGCTTTCGTGGCCGATTTCGACCACTTCAACGAGAACGCCTATTTCGGGCTGAACGACTACCGCGGCAATGAGAATACGCTCTCGCTGAACCTCATGTACAACCACTATTTCACCTACCGGTCGTCGCTGATCGTCGGTGCACAGGGACATTTGCAGTACTACCGCGAGAGTTTTGCCAACAACACCCCGTGGATTGCGGCGGCTCCGGCTACGCTCTACGACTTCGACCGCAACGAGCAGGAAGTGGGTGCCTATGCCGAGTATACCTATTCGATCAAGGACAAGTTCTCGGTCGTGGCGGGTATCCGCGGCGATTACAATGCGTTTTATGACAAGTTCTTCGTGACGCCCCGCGGGCATATCCGCTGGAACATCACCCCCTCGACCACGCTGCGCGGCTCGGCCGGCCTGGGATACCGTTCGACCAATGTCATCACCGACAACATCGGTATGCTGGCGACCGGACGGCAGATCGTAATCCCCGATTTCGACGGTTTCAACCGGCTGGAGAAGGCACTTACGGTGGGCGGAAGCCTCACGCAGACCTTCGGGCTGGTCAGTCCCGGCGACGCAACGCTGAGTTTCGACTATTTCCGCACGCAGTTCTACAATTCGGTGATCGCCGACCAGGAGTACAGCGCCGACCAGATCGTGCTCTATAATTCGGACAAGCGTTCCTATACGGATACCTACCAGATCGACTTTTCGTGGACGCCTGTCGAACGGTTGGACATCTTCGCCACGTTCCGTTATACGGACAGCGAGATGACGATCGACCGCCCCGACGGAAAGACCGCCCGCGTGGAACGGCCGCTGGTGAGCCAGTACAAGACGCTGCTCAATATCCAGTACGCCACGAAATTCCGCCGCTGGGTGTTCGACGCGACGGCACAGCTGAACGGCCCTGCGCGCATCCCGACGCAGACGGGCGACCTGGCCGACGACAAGTATTCGCCGCGCTACCCGATGTTCTTCGCCCAGATAAGCCGCAAGGTCGGCAAGTTCGACATCTATGCCGGTTGCGAGAACATCGCCGACTACCGCCAGCACGACCCGATCCTCAATGCGGACAACCCCTATTCGACGGGTTTCAACTCGATGAACGTATGGGGGCCGCTGATGGGGCGCAAATTCTATATCGGCCTGCGGTTCAATTTGTATTGA
- a CDS encoding MBL fold metallo-hydrolase — MSFLSFFGCGKKAPEYPADTLTTRDGTQITLTFFKHASLAIEAGGKYIYVDPVSGYADYAALPKADVVLITHSHYDHLDVAAVEAIQTPQTEILCDRTSAEAFEMNCYTMRPGSVATPRDYLKVEAVAAYNTTDGHLQFHPKDREDCGYILTLGGSRIYIAGDTEPTPELKALKNIDIAFLPVNQPYTMTVDQAVEAVKAIRPTIFYPYHYGEVEEKTDIDRLVRELEGVTEVRIRPME; from the coding sequence ATGTCGTTCCTATCGTTTTTCGGATGCGGAAAGAAAGCTCCCGAATACCCTGCCGACACGCTGACTACGCGCGACGGCACGCAAATCACGCTCACCTTTTTCAAACACGCCTCGCTCGCGATCGAGGCCGGGGGAAAATACATCTACGTAGATCCCGTAAGCGGCTATGCCGACTACGCCGCCCTGCCCAAGGCCGACGTGGTGCTCATCACCCACTCGCACTACGACCACCTGGACGTGGCAGCCGTCGAAGCGATCCAGACCCCGCAGACCGAGATACTCTGCGACCGCACGTCGGCCGAGGCGTTCGAGATGAACTGCTACACGATGCGCCCGGGCAGCGTCGCCACGCCGCGCGATTACCTGAAAGTCGAGGCCGTGGCCGCTTACAACACGACCGACGGGCACCTGCAATTCCATCCCAAAGACCGCGAGGACTGCGGCTATATCCTCACCCTCGGCGGCTCGCGCATCTACATCGCCGGCGATACCGAACCCACGCCCGAATTGAAGGCGCTGAAGAATATCGACATCGCCTTCCTGCCGGTCAACCAGCCCTACACGATGACCGTCGACCAGGCCGTCGAAGCCGTCAAGGCGATCCGGCCGACGATATTCTACCCCTACCACTACGGCGAAGTCGAGGAAAAGACCGACATCGACCGTCTCGTACGGGAGTTGGAAGGCGTGACCGAGGTGCGTATCCGGCCGATGGAATAA
- a CDS encoding RNA polymerase sigma factor → MQQQEELELIRRIVNGETDLYAILARRYGRVVYTLVSRIVGCAEDAEELAQDVFLKAFRNLHRFNGHSSFPTWLFRIAYNTAVSETRRRKREWACIDQARLANLPDSEAERMDAWEGRQEYLDALARAVGELEPEERALVTLFYYEEYSVSECAGITQMSESNVKVRLHRIRKKLYILVNTLLHGNET, encoded by the coding sequence ATGCAACAACAGGAGGAACTGGAGCTGATCCGACGGATCGTAAACGGAGAAACCGATCTGTATGCCATCCTTGCCCGGCGGTACGGGCGGGTGGTCTACACGCTGGTTTCCCGCATCGTCGGCTGCGCAGAGGATGCCGAGGAGCTGGCTCAGGACGTTTTCCTCAAGGCGTTCCGCAACCTGCACAGGTTCAACGGGCACAGTTCGTTCCCGACCTGGCTCTTCCGGATCGCCTACAACACGGCGGTCTCCGAGACACGGCGCCGCAAACGCGAATGGGCCTGCATCGACCAGGCGCGGCTGGCGAACCTGCCCGACAGCGAAGCCGAGCGGATGGATGCCTGGGAGGGAAGACAGGAATACCTCGACGCACTGGCCCGTGCCGTCGGAGAATTGGAGCCCGAAGAGCGGGCGCTCGTTACGCTCTTCTACTACGAGGAGTACTCCGTAAGCGAATGCGCCGGGATCACGCAGATGTCGGAGTCCAACGTCAAAGTCCGTCTTCACCGCATCCGCAAAAAACTGTATATACTGGTAAATACGCTACTGCATGGAAACGAAACATAA